The DNA window AGCCCTTGAAGGAGAAGCCCAGCGACCAGCTGCTGAGGGTGGTGGTGCCGGTGTTCTTCACCGTGACGTCGGCTGTGAAGCCGGTGCCCCAGCTGTTCACCGTGTAGGTCACCGCGCAGGCCCCGGGGGAACTGGTCGGGGTGGGCGTCGGCGTCGGGGTGGGGGTCGGCGTCGGCGTCGGCGTCGGCGTCGGGGTGGGCGTGCGCGTCGGGGTCGGGGTCGGAGTGGGGGTCGGCGTGGGCGTCGGGGTCGGCGTCGGCGTGGAGCCGGAGCCGTCCGGAGTGGCGCCCCACTGCGGTGCCGTGCCCTCCAGCAGCACGATGTTGGCCGCGTCGACCGGGGTGGCGCCCGGCGTGGTGGCGATGCCCCGGTACGACCAGTCATTGGCCGGGTCCCAGGCGCCCGAGGAGGCGATCCGGAACTGGACCTCCTTGCGGTAGGCCGACTGGCCCGCCGGGGCGATGGAGGTGTTGGAGCAGTCCACGGTCACGTAGTAGACGCTGTCCTTGAACTGGGTCGGCCCGGTGACCTGCCCGCACTGGTTGTAGTTGGTGGTGAGCGTGATCTGGCTCGGGCTGACGCCGGGCTCCAGCGTGAAGTAGTAGCGCAGCGAGGCGTGGGTGAGCGCCCGGGCCGGCCACGCCGACTTGTTGATCAGGTACGCCTTGATCTCGGTGAAGTTGCTGCCGGTGGCGTTCACCGACGCCTGGACCGACATCTCCGGCCCGTCCGGGGTCTCCTTGGGCGGGAAGTTCGCCACCGGGCTGCCGCCGTACTCCGCGTACAGGCGGGCCAGCGCGCCGGTGAAGGCGGCGTTGTAGTCGGTGGCGACCTCGTTGTCGGTGTAGTTGCTGCGGTCGTCGGTGTACTTGTCGTCCGGCGACGCGGGGCCGCCGACCAGGGCGCCGTAGAGGGTGTGGCGGGTCTGCACCGGGTTGGTCATCTGGTCGGTCCAGGAGCCGTGCGCGGTGCGGTGGTGCGGGTTCTGCGGCGGGTTGGCGCCGAAGCCGATCATGTAGCTGGCCTTGCGGGGGTTGTCGCCCAGCGCATAGCCGATCTGCCGCACCGCGAAGTCGTGGTAGCGGGCCTTGCGGGTGGCGTCGCCGGTCAGCCCGTCCGAGTAGACCAGCGCGACAAAGGCGGTGTTGGCGGCGTAGCGCAGCGAACCCCAGGAGTCCAGCACGGCCTCGCCGCCGGGGGAGTAGTTGACCTTGCTGCCGTTGACGCCGACGGTCCACCAGTCGAGCCAGCGGTTGGCGTCGTCGGTGTACTGCTGCTTGCCGGTGAGCTGGGCCAGCAGCACATAGCAGCCATAGGACTTGTCGTCCCAGGCCAGGGTCCACTTGTAGGAGCGGGTGGTGGTCTGCGGCTCGGTGGAGAGGTTGGCGTAGTACGACTCGGCCTTGGCCAGGTAGGAGGCGTCACCGGTGGCCTTGTAGAGCCAGATGGCGCCCCAGACCAGCTCGTCGTTGTAGCCGCTCCAGGAGTTGTAGTAGTCCTTGGCGTCGGTGATGCAGTCGCTGTACTTGCCCCGGTAGGCGTCGGCGAAGGAGTACAGCTGCTTGGCGTGGGTGAGCAGCTTGTCCGCGTACGCCGGGTCGCTGTCGGCGAAGACCATGGAGGAGGAGGCCATCGCGGCGGCGGTCTCGCCGGCCAGGTCGGAGCCGGGGCAGGAGGCGTCGATCTTGTACGCCGGGCGGTCCATCGGCAGCACCTCGGCCGGACCCCACCAGGCGTGGTCCTTGGTGCCGTTGCCGACCTGCCCGTAGAGCACATTGGCCGAGGGGTGGGCCTTGATGAAGTAGTCGTTGACGTAGCGCAGGCTGTTCTTGAGGTACTGCATCTGGCCGGAGTCGGTGTACGCCTTCTTCTCGGCGATGCCGCCCCAGGCGAGCAGGGTGGTGGAGGAGGCCATCGGCAGGCCGAACTTCACATGGTCGCCGGCGTCGTACCAGCCGCCGGTGAGGTCCAGACCGACGTCCTTGCCGTCGTTGAGCGCGGAGTCGCCGCGCCAGGAGACGCGGTTGGTGGCGGGCAGCTTGCCGGACTGCTGGGCCTCGTAGAAGAGCAGCGACTTCTGGAGCGCCTCGCCGTAGTTGAACGTGGTGGCGGCTGCGGCGGGGGCGGCGAAGTGCATCGGCAGCAGGGCGCCGGCGGCGAGTGCGCCGGCCAGCGCGAGCCCGGCGAGGCGGCGGCGGGCGGGTGGCGGGGGAGCGGCGGTGGAACGGCGGGGCGGGTGTCCGTCAGAGCGCGGCATGGCGTCCTTCCCGTACGGCGCGCGGGGGCCCGGCGGGGGCGGCGCCGGGGGTGGGGGGACTGGGCACGGGGCGGGCAGCGGATGCCACTGTCCGGGCCGCGAAAGCTGGGGGCAGGGGGGTGCAGACATGGGGTGGGAGCGCTCCCACTGCGGCGTGGTCGATGATGACGTCGCCTCAGGGGCATGTCAATGGATCGAGCGGATCGAGCGGTATGGGCTGTGACCGGCTCCGAGGCGGAGGACTCCACCGCCCCAGTCCGGGTAGCGGACCGCTATGAGGACAAACCGGCTGATTCTGCTCTGGGCCGTGCTCCTCGCGGCGCTGGCCGCCGTGCTCGGCCCGGTACCCGCGGCCCGGGCGGCCACCGGCATCGGGCAGGTGGCCGCCGCCCTGCGGCAGAACCCCGTCTATGTCGACCCGGCGGCGTCCGCCAAGCTCTCCCCGGCGGACGCCTCGGCGCTCGCCGGACGGATCAGGGCGAGCGGCGTCCCCGTCTATGTGGCGGTGCTGCCGGCCGACCCCGGCTACGGCGGCAATGCGGTCTTCGACCGGCTGCGGGCGGCGGTGGGACGCCCCGGCGTCTACGCGGTCGCCCTGGGTTCGCGGTTCGGCGCCGCCTCCGACTCCTCGGTACTGCCCGGCGCGACCGCGCGGCAGCTGGCCGACCGCAATGTGCGGGACCACCCCGGCGACCCCGCCGCGATCCTGGACGGCTTTGTCGCGGATGTCGCAGCGGCGACCTCGGGCGGCCGTACGACGGGCGGCAGCGGCAGTGGCGGCGGAGGCTCCGGGGGCGGCGTGCTGGTCGGCATGGTCGCCGTGCTGGCGGTGGTCGGCGGCGGGCTGCTGCTGGTGCGCCGCACCGCGCGGCGGCAGCAGCGGCGGCGGCAGCAGGCCGAGTTGGAGCAGGTGCGGTCCGCCGTGGACGAGGACATCACCGCCTATGGCGAGAGCCTCGACCGGCTGGACTTCACCCCCACCGGCCCCGACGCCACCCCCGAGGCGCTGGACGACTACCGCAGCGCGCTGGACGCCTATGAGCGCGCCAAGCAGGCCCAGGCGACGGCCGCCCGGCCGGAGGACATGCAGGCGGTGGCCGAGGCACTGGAGGAGGGCCGCTTCGCGCTGGCCCGGCTGGACGCCCGCCGGGCCGGCCGGGCGCTGCCCGAGCGCCGGCCGCCCTGCTTCTTCGACCCCCGGCACGGGCCCTCGGTGCGGGACGCCGAGTGGGCCCCGCCGGGCGGGGCGGTCCGCGCGGTCCCGGTCTGCGCGGCCGACGCCACCCGGCTCGCCGACGGCCTGGAGCCGGCGGTGCGCACCGTCCCCACGGCCGCCGGCCGGGTGCCGTACTGGGACGCGGGTCCGGCCTACGCCCCGTGGACGGTCGGCTACTTCGGCGGCTACGGGTCGATGCTGCTGCCCGGCCTGCTGGTGGGCACCATGCTCGGCAGCAGTCTGGGCCCCTGGGGCTACGGCGGCTGGTACGGGCCCGGCGGCTGGGGCGGCCCCGGCGGCGACGGCTTCTCGGGCGGCTTCGACGACGGCGGCTCGGGTGGCGGCTCGGGTGGCGGCATGGGCGACGGCATGGGTGGCGGTGGCGACTTCGGCGGCGGGTTCGGCGGCGGGTTCGGAGGCGGCGACGGCGGCGGCGGCTTCTGAGCCGCGCCACACCCGGCCGCATACGGTGCGTGCTCGAACGAGCAGCCGGGCAGGGCCCGTACGGCCCCCGGGGAGGCGGGCCCACGGTCCCCGAAGCACTGCCGTACGGGGCCGCCGCGCCGCCCGTGTGTGCTGCCGGACACCCGGGCGAGGTAGGGTCGTACTCGGTCGGGGACATCCCAATCCACCCCGTCGGCTTAGCGTCCGGCGTACCTCAGAGGAGATCGGTTCGTGACGATCCGGGTAGGCATCAACGGGTTCGGCCGCATCGGCCGCAACTTCTTCCGTGCGGCTCTGGCCCAGGGCGCGGACATCGAGATCGTCGGTGTCAACGACCTGACCGACAACGCGACCCTGGCGCACCTGCTCAAGTACGACACCATTCTGGGCCGCCTCAACGCCGAGGTCACCCACTCCGGCGACTCCATCACCGTCGGTGGCAAGACCTTCAAGGCCATCGCCGAGCGCGACCCGGCCGCCCTCCCGTGGGGCGAGCTCGGCGCGGACATCGTGATCGAGTCGACCGGTATCTTCACCAAGGCCGAGGCGGCGAAGAAGCACGTCGCGGCCGGTGCGAAGAAGGTCATCATCTCGGCGCCCGCCTCCGACGAGGACATCACCATCGTGATGGGCGTCAACGAGGACAAGTACGACGCCGCCAAGCACACCATCATCTCCAACGCCTCGTGCACCACCAACTGTGTGGCGCCGATGGCCAAGGTGCTGCTGGAGAACTTCGGCATCGTCAAGGGCCTGATGACCACGGTCCACGCGTACACCAACGACCAGGTCATCCTGGACTTCCCGCACAAGGACCTGCGCCGCGCCCGCGCCGCCGCGCAGAACATCATCCCGACCTCCACCGGTGCCGCCAAGGCGACCGCGCTGGTCATCCCCGAGCTCAAGGGCAAGCTGGACGGCATCGCCATGCGCGTCCCGGTCCCGACCGGCTCGGTCACCGACCTCGTGGTCACCCTGGAGCGCGACGTCACCAAGGACGAGGTCAACGCCGCCTTCCAGAAGGCCGCCGAGGGCCAGCTCAAGGGCATCCTGTCCTACAGCACCGACCCGATCGTCTCCTCGGACATCGTCAACTGGCCGGCGTCGTGCACCTTCGACTCGCCGCTGACGATGGCCCAGGGCAACCAGGTCAAGGTCGTCGGCTGGTACGACAACGAGTGGGGCTACTCCAACCGCCTCGTCGACCTGACCACCTTCATCGGTGGCCGGCTCTGACGCTCGCGGGCTGACGTGATGTGAGGGACAGGGTCCGGACGGGTGCGCTGATGCGCCGGTCCGGACCCTGTCCCCTGTCCCGCCCGTGCCGCGCGCGGGCGCACCCTCAGCGCGTTGCCCACCCGGCGGCCCGCCGCAGCGCCGCCGACCCGCTCCACCGTCATCAGGAGACCCCACCGTGAAGACCATCGACGACCTGGACGTCGCCGGCCAGCGGGTGTTCGTCCGCGCCGACCTCAACGTCCCGCTCTCCGGTGCGACCATCACCGACGACGGCCGCATCCGCGCGGTCGCCCCGACCATCGCCAAGCTGGCGCAGTCCGGCGCCAAGGTGATCGTCGCCTCCCACCTGGGCCGCCCCAAGGGCGCCCCGGACCCGCAGTTCTCGCTCGCCCCCGTCGCCCGCCGGCTCGCCGAGATCCTCGGCCGCGATGTCGCCTTCGCCGCGGACACCGTGGGCGAGGACGCGCAGGCCACCGTCGCCGCACTGGGCGACGGCCAGGTCGCGCTGCTGGAGAACCTGCGCTTCAACCCGGGCGAGACCAGCAAGGACGACGCCGAGCGCGGCGCCTTCGCCGACGCCCTGGCCGCGCTGGCCGACCTGTACGTCGGCGACGGCTTCGGCGCGGTGCACCGCAAGCACGCCTCGGTCTACGACCTCCCGGCCCGGCTGCCGCACGCGGCCGGCCAGCTGATCGCCACCGAGGTCGGTGTGCTCAAGCGGCTCACCGAGGACGTCGCCCGCCCGTACGCGGTGGTCCTCGGCGGCTCCAAGGTCTCCGACAAGCTCGGCGTGATCGAGAACCTGCTGGGCAAGGCCGACCGCATCCTGATCGGCGGCGGCATGGTCTTCACCTTCCTCAAGGCCAAGGGCTACGAGGTGGGCTCCAGCCTGCTCCAGGAGGACCAGATCCCGGTCGTCCAGGACTACCTGGAGCGGGCCGAGAAGGCCGGTGTGGAGTTTGTGCTCCCGGTGGACGTCGCCGTCTCCGGGTCCTTCCCGGACGTCAAGACCGGCGCCCCGGTCGAGGACTTCGAGGTCGTCGCCGCCGACGCCATGCCGGACGGCAAGCTGGGCCTGGACATCGGCCCGGAGAGCGGCCGGCTCTTCGCCGCCAAGCTCGCCGACGCCGCCACCGTCTTCTGGAACGGGCCGATGGGCGTCTTCGAGCACCCGGCCTTCGCCGAGGGCACCAAGGCGGTGGCGCAGGGCCTGCTGGACAGCTCCGCCTTCACCGTGGTCGGCGGCGGCGACTCCGCAGCTGCCGTCCGCACCCTGGGCTTCGACGAGGCGAAGTTCGGACACATTTCGACGGGTGGCGGCGCCTCCCTCGAATACCTTGAGGGCAAGACGCTCCCCGGCCTCGCCGCACTGGAGGACTGAACCGATATGAGCGAGACGACTCGCACCCCGCTGATGGCGGGCAACTGGAAGATGAACCTCAACCACCTTGAGGCCATCGCCCACGTCCAGAAGCTCGCCTTCGCACTCACCGACAAGGACTACGACGCGGTCGAGGTCGCGGTGCTGCCGCCCTTCACCGACCTGCGCTCGGTGCAGACGCTGGTCGACGGCGACAAGCTGCGGATCCGGTACGGCGCGCAGGACATCTCCGCGCATGACTCCGGCGCCTACACCGGCGAGGTCTCCGGACCGATGCTGTCCAAGCTGAAGTGCACCTACACCGCGATCGGCCACTCCGAGCGCCGCCAGTACCACGGCGAGACCGAGGAGATCGTCAACGCCAAGGTCAAGGCCGCCTTCCGCAACGGCATCGTGCCGATCCTCTGCGTCGGCGAGGGCCTGGACGTCCGCAAGGCCGGCAACCAGGTCTCCCACACCCTGGCCCAGGTCGACGGCGCGCTGGCCGAGGTGCCGGCCGCCGACGCCGAGCGCATCGTGATCGCGTACGAGCCGGTGTGGGCCATCGGCACCGGCGAGGTCGCCACCCCGGAGGACGCCCAGGAGGTGTGCGGTGCGATCCGCGCCCGGCTGGCCGAGCTCTACGACGCCGATCTGGCGAGCCGGGTCCGCATCCTCTACGGCGGCTCGGTGAAGTCCTCCAACGCGGCGGGCATCATGGCCAAGCCCGATGTGGACGGTGCGCTGATCGGCGGGGCCGCGCTGGACCCCGAGGAGTTCGTCAAGATCGTGCGCTATCGCGAGCAGGCGGTAGGCTGACGGCCCTCCGCTGTCATACCCTGGCCATGACACTGTGATGGGGCCGGACCGCAGAGGCGGTCCGGCCCCGTCCACCGGAACGAGAGAGTTGGTCCCGCCGTGATCCTCGGGTTCTCGATCGCGCTGATCGTTTTCAGCCTGCTGATGATCCTGCTTGTGCTGCTGCACAAGGGGAAGGGCGGCGGTCTGTCCGACATGTTCGGCGGCGGCATGTCCTCCGCCATCGGCGGCTCCTCGGTCGCCGAACGCAACCTGGACCGCATCACCATCGTGCTGGGCCTCTGCTGGTTCGCCTGCATCGTGGTGCTGTCGCTGCTGCTGAAGTTCAAGTAGCACCCGCGCCGACTCCGGCTGAAAACTGACGGTCCCTCGTCCGGCCGCCTATCCTGGTGGGACGCCTGCTCCCGCCCGGAGGCCCCGAAATCCCCGGAGGCGGTGCGGACGTCCCGCCCGCATCTCCGTACACTGGGACGACTTCACCGCCGTCCGGTGACCGCCCGCTTCGTGTACGGGCCTGTGGTGCGGGGGACGGCCGAGAACGCATCGCACCATCACGCAGGGAGTCAGACCGTGGCAAGTGGCAACGCCATCCGTGGCAGCAGGGTCGGGGCCGGGCCGATGGGTGAGGCGGAGCGCGGCGAGTCCGCCCCGCGCATCCGCATCTCCTTCTGGTGCGCCAACCAGCACGAGACGCGACCCAGCTTCGCCTCCGACGCGGCGGTCCCGGAGACCTGGGACTGCCCCCGCTGCGGCTTCCCCGCCGGCCAGGACCAGGACAACCCCCCGGCTCCGCCGCGCACCGAGCCGTACAAGACCCACCTCGCCTATGTCCGGGAGCGGCGCAGCGACGCCGACGGCGAGGCGATCCTCGCCGAGGCGCTCGCCAAGCTGCGCGGCGAGATCTGAGCAGCAGACCCGCAGCACAGCACAACCCGCAGCACCACAGGCGCCACGGGGGAGCACCGGCCGCATTCCCTCACCATGTGCCCGGTACCTCCCCGTGGCGCCCTGCTCTGTTCCCGGCCCGCTCAGCCGTAGCGGTAGCCGGGCGGCGGCGGCACCGCCCCCATCGGCAGCGGCGGAAGGGCGATCTGCTGCACCGCGATCTGGGGCACCGCGACCTGCGGCACCGCCCCGGGCGGCAGCGCGGGCAGCCCCTGCGGCACCGGCGGCGGCAGCGGCGAGGTCGGCCAGCCCGGGGTCGCGCCCGCGCCGTACAGCACCGCCAGCAGGCCCGACACCAGCCGCTGCTGGTCGTGCACCGGGCGCACCACCAGCCGCAGGAACCGGCTGCTCATCCCCAGCTTGTTGCCGCACTCGCGGATGAAGACGCCGTGGTCGGCGAAGAGCGCATCGCGCAGCAGCGCGCCGTCCACCCCCTCCGGCAGCCTGGTCAGCAGGAAGTTGGCCTGTGACGGCAGTACCCCGAGGCCCGGTACCGCCTGGAGGTTGCGGAACATCTCCTGCCGGTCGCGGGCGACGATCCGCAGGCTCTCGCGGTACTCCGCCAGATGGTCGCGGAGCAGGAAGACCATCGCCTCCGCGAAGGAGTTGAGGTTCCATCGGGGCAGCGCGCCCCGGATCCGCCCGGCCAGCGCGGGGTTGGCCACCAGGTAGCCGAAGCGGACCCCGTGCAGGCCGAAGTTCTTGCCGAGGCTCTTCAGCACCACCACATTGGGCCGCAGCACGGCCTGGTCGGCGACCGAGGGGTCCGGCTCGGCGTCGGTGAAGTCGATGAACGACTCGTCCACCACCACCAGGTCCAGATCGGCCAGGCTGTCCAGCAGCCGCAGCACCTCGCTCTTGGCGAGGTAGTTGCCGTCCGGGTTGTTGGGGTTGCAGAGCACGGCGGCGCGGGAGCCGCGCTGCCGGATGAAGGCGGCATAGGCGTCGACGTCCAGCTTGAAGCCGTCCTCCTCGCGCAGCGGGAACATGTCGACCCGCTTGCCGGTCTCCATCGGCTGGTCGGTCCAGCGGCCGAAGGTGGGGACCGGCACGGCCACGCTCTCCCGCAGCAGCAGATGGTCGATCCAGGTGATCAGCTCGGTGGAGCCGTTGCCCATCGCGACGGTCTGCGGGTTGAGGCCGAGCGCCCCGCATGCCTCGGCGGTGATGGTGGCGCTGTCGCTC is part of the Peterkaempfera bronchialis genome and encodes:
- the secG gene encoding preprotein translocase subunit SecG, which translates into the protein MILGFSIALIVFSLLMILLVLLHKGKGGGLSDMFGGGMSSAIGGSSVAERNLDRITIVLGLCWFACIVVLSLLLKFK
- a CDS encoding phosphoglycerate kinase, with the protein product MKTIDDLDVAGQRVFVRADLNVPLSGATITDDGRIRAVAPTIAKLAQSGAKVIVASHLGRPKGAPDPQFSLAPVARRLAEILGRDVAFAADTVGEDAQATVAALGDGQVALLENLRFNPGETSKDDAERGAFADALAALADLYVGDGFGAVHRKHASVYDLPARLPHAAGQLIATEVGVLKRLTEDVARPYAVVLGGSKVSDKLGVIENLLGKADRILIGGGMVFTFLKAKGYEVGSSLLQEDQIPVVQDYLERAEKAGVEFVLPVDVAVSGSFPDVKTGAPVEDFEVVAADAMPDGKLGLDIGPESGRLFAAKLADAATVFWNGPMGVFEHPAFAEGTKAVAQGLLDSSAFTVVGGGDSAAAVRTLGFDEAKFGHISTGGGASLEYLEGKTLPGLAALED
- the tpiA gene encoding triose-phosphate isomerase, with amino-acid sequence MSETTRTPLMAGNWKMNLNHLEAIAHVQKLAFALTDKDYDAVEVAVLPPFTDLRSVQTLVDGDKLRIRYGAQDISAHDSGAYTGEVSGPMLSKLKCTYTAIGHSERRQYHGETEEIVNAKVKAAFRNGIVPILCVGEGLDVRKAGNQVSHTLAQVDGALAEVPAADAERIVIAYEPVWAIGTGEVATPEDAQEVCGAIRARLAELYDADLASRVRILYGGSVKSSNAAGIMAKPDVDGALIGGAALDPEEFVKIVRYREQAVG
- a CDS encoding glycoside hydrolase family 9 protein encodes the protein MPRSDGHPPRRSTAAPPPPARRRLAGLALAGALAAGALLPMHFAAPAAAATTFNYGEALQKSLLFYEAQQSGKLPATNRVSWRGDSALNDGKDVGLDLTGGWYDAGDHVKFGLPMASSTTLLAWGGIAEKKAYTDSGQMQYLKNSLRYVNDYFIKAHPSANVLYGQVGNGTKDHAWWGPAEVLPMDRPAYKIDASCPGSDLAGETAAAMASSSMVFADSDPAYADKLLTHAKQLYSFADAYRGKYSDCITDAKDYYNSWSGYNDELVWGAIWLYKATGDASYLAKAESYYANLSTEPQTTTRSYKWTLAWDDKSYGCYVLLAQLTGKQQYTDDANRWLDWWTVGVNGSKVNYSPGGEAVLDSWGSLRYAANTAFVALVYSDGLTGDATRKARYHDFAVRQIGYALGDNPRKASYMIGFGANPPQNPHHRTAHGSWTDQMTNPVQTRHTLYGALVGGPASPDDKYTDDRSNYTDNEVATDYNAAFTGALARLYAEYGGSPVANFPPKETPDGPEMSVQASVNATGSNFTEIKAYLINKSAWPARALTHASLRYYFTLEPGVSPSQITLTTNYNQCGQVTGPTQFKDSVYYVTVDCSNTSIAPAGQSAYRKEVQFRIASSGAWDPANDWSYRGIATTPGATPVDAANIVLLEGTAPQWGATPDGSGSTPTPTPTPTPTPTPTPTPTRTPTPTPTPTPTPTPTPTPTPTPTSSPGACAVTYTVNSWGTGFTADVTVKNTGTTTLSSWSLGFSFKGSEKITSAWNATVSQSGAAVTAASAAYNGTLAPGASAAFGFQASGAPAANPSPFTLNGKTCS
- a CDS encoding RNA polymerase-binding protein RbpA, with translation MGEAERGESAPRIRISFWCANQHETRPSFASDAAVPETWDCPRCGFPAGQDQDNPPAPPRTEPYKTHLAYVRERRSDADGEAILAEALAKLRGEI
- the gap gene encoding type I glyceraldehyde-3-phosphate dehydrogenase: MTIRVGINGFGRIGRNFFRAALAQGADIEIVGVNDLTDNATLAHLLKYDTILGRLNAEVTHSGDSITVGGKTFKAIAERDPAALPWGELGADIVIESTGIFTKAEAAKKHVAAGAKKVIISAPASDEDITIVMGVNEDKYDAAKHTIISNASCTTNCVAPMAKVLLENFGIVKGLMTTVHAYTNDQVILDFPHKDLRRARAAAQNIIPTSTGAAKATALVIPELKGKLDGIAMRVPVPTGSVTDLVVTLERDVTKDEVNAAFQKAAEGQLKGILSYSTDPIVSSDIVNWPASCTFDSPLTMAQGNQVKVVGWYDNEWGYSNRLVDLTTFIGGRL
- a CDS encoding pyridoxal phosphate-dependent aminotransferase; translation: MAQALDTSLLHQPAHSPSWFSLQRALRGRRADLVDFCIPCNPYFPSPEMLEQLRQGMVDILTYYPSDSATITAEACGALGLNPQTVAMGNGSTELITWIDHLLLRESVAVPVPTFGRWTDQPMETGKRVDMFPLREEDGFKLDVDAYAAFIRQRGSRAAVLCNPNNPDGNYLAKSEVLRLLDSLADLDLVVVDESFIDFTDAEPDPSVADQAVLRPNVVVLKSLGKNFGLHGVRFGYLVANPALAGRIRGALPRWNLNSFAEAMVFLLRDHLAEYRESLRIVARDRQEMFRNLQAVPGLGVLPSQANFLLTRLPEGVDGALLRDALFADHGVFIRECGNKLGMSSRFLRLVVRPVHDQQRLVSGLLAVLYGAGATPGWPTSPLPPPVPQGLPALPPGAVPQVAVPQIAVQQIALPPLPMGAVPPPPGYRYG